A stretch of the Acomys russatus chromosome 23, mAcoRus1.1, whole genome shotgun sequence genome encodes the following:
- the Adh7 gene encoding all-trans-retinol dehydrogenase [NAD(+)] ADH7 has translation MGTAGKVIKCKAAVLWGMNQPFSIEEIEVAPPKAKEVRVKILATGICRTDDHVIKGAMVSKFPVIVGHEAVGVVESVGEGVTTVRPGDKVIPLFLPQCRECNACCNPEGNLCVRSDLTGRGVLTDGTTRFTCKGKPVQHFMNTSTFTEYTVLDESSVAKIDTVAPPEKACLIGCGFSTGYGAAVKTAKVTPGSTCVVFGLGGVGLSVIMGCKAAGASRIIGIDINKDKFQKALDVGATECISPKDSTKPISEVLADMTDNTVHYTFEVIGRLETMVDALSSCHMNYGTSVVVGAPPSAKMLSYDPMLLFTGRTWKGCVFGGWKSRDDVPKLVTEFLEKKFDLGQLITHTLPFKDINEGFELLYSGQSIRTVLTF, from the exons ATGGGCACTGCTGGAAAA GTTATTAAGTGTAAAGCAGCTGTACTATGGGGAATGAACCAGCCTTTCTCCATTGAGGAGATAGAAGTGGCCCCACCAAAGGCGAAGGAAGTTCGTGTTAAG ATTTTGGCCACTGGAATCTGTCGCACAGATGACCATGTGATCAAAGGAGCAATGGTGTCTAAGTTCCCAGTGATTGTGGGACATGAAGCAGTGGGGGTCGTAGAGAGTGTTGGAGAAGGGGTCACTACGGTGAGACCAG gtGACAAAGTCATCCCCCTCTTTCTACCACAGTGTAGAGAATGCAACGCCTGCTGTAACCCAGAGGGCAATCTCTGCGTTAGGAGCGA TCTGACAGGCCGTGGAGTTCTGACCGACGGCACTACCAGATTCACATGCAAGGGCAAACCGGTCCAGCACTTCATGAACACCAGCACCTTCACCGAGTACACGGTGCTGGATGAGTCGTCTGTAGCTAAGATCGATACTGTGGCTCCTCCCGAGAAAGCCTGCCTAATTGGCTGTGGGTTTTCCACTGGCTATGGGGCAGCTGTTAAAACTGCCAAG GTCACCCCTGGCTCCACTTGTGTTGTGTTTGGCCTGGGAGGAGTTGGCCTGTCAGTAATCATGGGCTGTAAGGCAGCTGGTGCCTCCAGGATCATCGGAATTGACATCAACAAAGACAAATTCCAGAAGGCCTTGGATGTAGGTGCCACAGAGTGTATCAGCCCCAAGGACTCCACCAAGCCCATCAGTGAGGTGCTAGCAGACATGACAGACAACACTGTACACTATACCTTTGAAGTTATTGGGCGTCTTGAAACCATG GTTGACGCTCTCTCATCTTGCCATATGAACTACGGAACCAGTGTGGTGGTGGGTGCTCCTCCGTCAGCTAAGATGCTCAGCTATGACCCGATGCTGCTCTTCACTGGGCGGACGTGGAAAGGCTGCGTCTTTGGAG GTTGGAAGAGCAGAGACGACGTACCCAAACTGGTGACTGAGTTCTTGGAAAAGAAATTTGACCTGGGCCAGTTGATAACCCACACCTTGCCTTTTAAAGACATCAATGAAGGATTTGAATTGCTCTATTCAGGGCAAAG CATTCGGACTGTCCTGACATTTTGA